One Methylocaldum marinum DNA window includes the following coding sequences:
- a CDS encoding Dabb family protein gives MTFLIFSLMFTAVSSAEPVPPTAGRVHHVVIVWLKEHGNPEARRQYIEATQSLSKLPMLLSYQVGTVLPGKRDVVDSSYDVAIVATFENAQALDEYSRHPDHDKVIDEKLKQLVDKVLVYDFVEAP, from the coding sequence TTGACATTTTTGATATTCAGCCTGATGTTTACTGCCGTCAGTTCGGCCGAGCCCGTGCCGCCGACTGCCGGACGCGTGCACCATGTCGTCATCGTCTGGCTAAAGGAGCATGGGAACCCCGAGGCGCGCCGGCAATATATCGAGGCAACCCAATCGCTTTCCAAACTGCCGATGCTGTTGAGTTACCAGGTTGGCACTGTACTGCCAGGCAAGCGTGACGTCGTCGACAGTTCGTACGATGTAGCCATTGTTGCCACGTTCGAGAACGCACAAGCGCTCGACGAATATTCGCGACACCCGGACCACGACAAAGTGATCGACGAAAAACTGAAACAATTGGTGGACAAGGTGCTCGTATACGATTTTGTCGAGGCTCCGTGA
- a CDS encoding acyl carrier protein, translated as MTQEIKSAIKDFILREFLPGEDPNELTDSTPLITGRILDSIATIKLVLFLENQYGITVQAHETDPEYLDTIALITQLVSSKKS; from the coding sequence ATGACCCAAGAAATAAAATCCGCTATTAAGGATTTCATCCTTCGGGAATTTCTTCCGGGTGAAGATCCCAATGAATTAACCGACTCAACGCCTCTTATCACGGGGCGGATACTCGATTCCATTGCCACGATCAAGCTGGTACTCTTTTTGGAAAATCAATACGGTATAACGGTTCAGGCTCATGAAACCGATCCGGAATATCTGGATACGATTGCATTAATCACGCAGCTTGTTAGCTCAAAAAAATCATAA
- a CDS encoding efflux RND transporter permease subunit yields the protein MNPGSFGGRSLLAWFAANPVAANLLMIIIFLGGGLSLQTMDKQAYPRFAPTTVRISADYPGAGPSEVQESVCIPIEEAIHDLVGIKRLSSEALDGKCVIVVHVQQDYNTQDLALNIRSRTQTLRNLPRAVEKIDIDDTSWEYPAISVVLYGDTDMLALRRLAERVRDDLGTLEGVRLAKLWSTIAYEISVEVSAERLRQHQLTLADVAEAIRRSSLDLPGGVVRAKTGEFQLRAKSTAYERNALLDLTLRTYSDGTTVKLGEVASVTDGFADEGAENLSNGRPSETIGVIAQHDLVETAESVKAYVEELAARLPEGIEVTTRRDNARSFAELLDTLVFEAITGFLLVLLVLMLFLSTRVALWAAVGIMISVSGALWWMPAAGVTLNMLSLFGFLLALGVLVDDAIIVSERVYDLQSRGITGLKGAVRGVRDVAVPVVLGVSIGLIAFLPGLFVPPSWATRFMKPVAVVMILSLAFSLVEALLILPSHLAAEPSQRVVTPNALARLRAVLNGGLDAMLTRAYRPFLQRVLAWRYATVALFAGAVVVGWALIHADYVKVSLEEDVSYDNFHIHLRPPLGTPYPETQARVRQFVDALHQAEAELNALQPPGSPSVVEGLDIFVNETDPTIWVEFSSEARRQFHIRDLIQRWYQHVGDVGDFRPDFHTPTEQDVIDLEVELGSPDPAVLEAAAEELKAKIASFPGIAEIEDSRRPGKPEIRLRLTPEAERLGLRLRDLAEQVRHAYYGEEAQRFIRGRDEVKIMVRYPRAERETVTNLRALPVRLPDGGQAPLGALAEVRFTPGFGALSREDRQSIVSLHVRLNDEATFKGDALFKTLEQGFFKELQNRYPSLTISGGAAKEEADLVAEGLQRNTLLALAAICALIAVSFRSYLQPLLFMLAVPVAWLGAVLIHWALGLTLSFQSLVGMVAASGVVVNDSIVLLDYIRKHGNQAARLGDIISEACAARFRPIVLVSLTNLAGFFPMLFETSEQAKFLVPVTLSLTFGLLFGMAATLILIPACYAVLNDVRELIKTLSGLAKLRMLTPRG from the coding sequence ATGAATCCGGGTTCCTTCGGCGGACGTTCCCTGCTCGCCTGGTTCGCCGCCAATCCGGTTGCGGCCAATCTGCTGATGATTATCATTTTTCTGGGCGGCGGCCTCAGCCTGCAGACCATGGACAAGCAGGCCTATCCTCGCTTCGCGCCCACTACGGTCCGGATCAGCGCCGACTATCCCGGCGCCGGGCCCTCGGAAGTCCAGGAAAGCGTCTGCATTCCCATCGAGGAAGCGATACACGATCTGGTGGGAATCAAGCGGCTAAGCAGCGAAGCGCTGGACGGCAAGTGCGTGATCGTCGTTCACGTACAGCAGGACTACAATACCCAGGATCTCGCCCTCAACATCCGCTCGCGCACCCAAACCCTGCGCAACCTGCCCCGCGCCGTGGAAAAGATCGACATCGACGACACCAGCTGGGAATACCCGGCCATCTCGGTGGTTCTGTACGGCGATACCGACATGCTCGCGCTGCGCAGACTGGCCGAGCGGGTACGTGACGATCTGGGCACGCTGGAGGGCGTGCGCCTGGCCAAGCTGTGGAGCACGATCGCCTACGAAATCTCCGTCGAGGTGTCGGCGGAACGCCTACGCCAGCATCAGTTGACCCTCGCCGACGTAGCCGAGGCGATACGCCGAAGCTCGCTGGACCTGCCGGGCGGCGTGGTCCGCGCGAAAACGGGCGAATTCCAGCTGCGCGCCAAAAGCACTGCCTACGAACGAAACGCCTTGCTCGACCTGACGTTGCGTACCTATTCCGACGGCACCACGGTAAAGCTGGGAGAGGTTGCATCCGTGACCGACGGCTTCGCCGACGAAGGCGCCGAAAACCTGAGCAACGGCCGCCCTTCTGAAACCATCGGCGTAATCGCTCAGCACGATCTGGTGGAAACGGCCGAATCGGTGAAGGCGTACGTGGAAGAACTGGCGGCGCGGCTACCGGAAGGCATCGAGGTCACGACCCGGCGCGACAACGCGCGCTCCTTCGCCGAATTGCTGGACACTCTGGTGTTCGAGGCCATCACCGGGTTTCTGCTGGTCCTGCTTGTGCTGATGCTGTTTTTGAGCACGCGAGTCGCGCTCTGGGCGGCGGTCGGCATCATGATCTCGGTATCCGGAGCGCTGTGGTGGATGCCCGCCGCCGGCGTGACACTCAACATGCTATCGCTGTTCGGCTTCCTGCTGGCCCTCGGCGTTCTGGTGGACGATGCGATTATCGTCAGCGAACGGGTTTATGATCTCCAGAGCCGCGGCATTACCGGCCTCAAAGGTGCCGTTCGGGGCGTGCGGGACGTCGCGGTGCCGGTCGTGCTCGGCGTGAGCATCGGCCTCATCGCCTTCCTGCCGGGACTGTTCGTGCCGCCCAGTTGGGCCACGCGCTTCATGAAGCCGGTGGCGGTGGTGATGATCCTGTCGCTGGCCTTCTCGTTGGTGGAGGCTTTACTGATCCTGCCTTCCCATCTCGCCGCCGAACCGTCGCAACGGGTGGTGACGCCGAACGCCCTGGCGCGGCTCCGAGCGGTCCTCAACGGCGGCCTGGATGCGATGCTGACACGGGCGTACCGGCCATTCCTTCAGCGGGTGCTGGCCTGGCGCTATGCCACGGTAGCGCTGTTCGCCGGCGCGGTAGTCGTCGGCTGGGCGCTGATCCACGCCGACTACGTCAAGGTCTCCCTCGAAGAAGACGTGAGCTACGACAATTTCCACATACACCTGCGCCCTCCCCTTGGCACCCCCTACCCGGAAACCCAGGCGCGGGTACGCCAGTTCGTCGACGCGCTGCACCAGGCCGAAGCCGAACTGAATGCCCTGCAACCGCCCGGTTCACCTTCGGTAGTGGAAGGACTGGACATATTCGTCAACGAAACCGACCCCACCATCTGGGTCGAATTTTCCAGCGAGGCGCGCCGCCAGTTTCACATTCGAGATCTGATCCAGCGCTGGTACCAGCATGTCGGCGATGTCGGGGATTTTCGGCCCGATTTCCACACGCCCACCGAACAGGACGTGATCGATCTGGAAGTGGAACTCGGATCTCCCGACCCCGCGGTCCTGGAGGCTGCGGCGGAAGAGCTCAAAGCCAAGATCGCCAGCTTCCCGGGAATCGCGGAAATCGAGGATTCCCGTCGGCCCGGGAAACCCGAGATCCGCCTGCGACTCACACCGGAAGCCGAACGCTTGGGCCTCAGACTGCGCGACCTCGCCGAGCAGGTGCGGCACGCCTACTACGGCGAGGAGGCTCAGCGCTTCATCCGCGGCCGCGACGAGGTCAAAATCATGGTGCGCTACCCGCGCGCCGAACGGGAAACCGTGACCAATCTCAGAGCATTGCCGGTGCGCCTGCCGGACGGCGGCCAGGCACCGCTGGGAGCCTTGGCCGAGGTCCGCTTCACGCCCGGATTCGGCGCCCTGTCCCGCGAAGACCGGCAAAGCATCGTCTCCCTCCACGTGCGTCTGAACGATGAGGCCACGTTCAAGGGCGACGCTCTGTTCAAGACCCTGGAGCAGGGCTTTTTCAAGGAACTGCAAAACCGCTATCCCTCGCTCACGATTTCCGGCGGCGCGGCCAAGGAGGAAGCCGATCTGGTCGCGGAAGGACTCCAACGCAATACCCTGCTTGCCCTCGCGGCCATCTGTGCCCTCATCGCGGTCAGCTTCCGGTCCTATTTGCAGCCGCTCCTGTTCATGCTCGCCGTACCCGTAGCCTGGCTGGGCGCGGTACTGATCCACTGGGCATTAGGGCTGACTCTGTCGTTCCAGTCGCTGGTCGGCATGGTGGCGGCCAGCGGCGTGGTGGTGAACGACAGCATCGTTTTGCTCGACTACATCCGCAAGCACGGCAACCAGGCCGCCCGCCTGGGCGACATCATTTCCGAAGCCTGCGCGGCCCGTTTCCGTCCCATCGTCCTGGTATCCCTGACCAACCTGGCCGGCTTCTTCCCGATGCTGTTCGAAACCAGCGAACAGGCCAAGTTCCTGGTGCCGGTGACGCTTTCTCTCACATTCGGCCTTCTGTTCGGCATGGCTGCAACCCTGATTCTAATCCCGGCCTGTTATGCCGTACTGAACGATGTGAGGGAGTTGATAAAAACTCTCAGCGGTTTGGCAAAACTCAGAATGCTCACTCCTCGAGGTTAA
- a CDS encoding efflux transporter outer membrane subunit, producing the protein MSRAVDRFRLARASVTFSGLILSLIAGCGTTPDRDTSDVGAGIPAMWTATSTPRAAVSEHWVESFRDSALSALVQEALVSNYDLKAAAARVEVAREQARIDGAGRWPQLVFTPGYERAQVRSAGFGSTEFGAFEALFTLDWELDIWGRIGAFRQASIHEATATEADFHAARLSLAARTAQAYFELAEARLQAEVAEESIRDRRTIVELVRGRFARGLARGLDLRLALTDLANAESQLATARNRVQTVVRLLEVLLGRYPAADLATEALLPAPPAPVPAGVPSELLERRPDLVAAFDRLHAADFRLESARKALLPRVALTATGGTRSPALTELVDPRAAVWNVAIGLLQPLFTGGRITGEIRLNRALAEEALNLYRRTALNAFREVEQSLAAEEWLREQERALREAVEQTEASRKLAIYSYRHGFIEILTLLDSYRGTLNAQSAHLAVKRQLLNNRIGLYLALGGGV; encoded by the coding sequence ATGAGTCGTGCAGTGGATAGATTCCGACTGGCCCGGGCATCGGTAACATTTTCAGGCTTGATCCTATCGCTCATCGCCGGATGCGGAACGACCCCAGATCGGGACACGAGTGACGTCGGGGCCGGGATTCCGGCAATGTGGACGGCGACATCCACCCCTCGGGCTGCGGTTTCCGAACACTGGGTCGAATCGTTCCGCGATTCCGCGTTAAGCGCGTTGGTGCAGGAGGCGCTAGTGAGCAATTACGACCTGAAAGCCGCAGCCGCCCGAGTCGAGGTCGCCCGGGAACAGGCCCGCATCGACGGCGCCGGGCGCTGGCCGCAACTTGTTTTCACGCCGGGCTACGAGCGTGCCCAGGTGCGCAGCGCCGGCTTCGGATCGACCGAATTCGGTGCCTTTGAAGCCTTGTTCACGCTGGACTGGGAACTGGATATCTGGGGGCGCATTGGCGCTTTCCGGCAGGCGTCCATTCATGAAGCCACCGCGACGGAAGCCGATTTTCACGCCGCCCGCTTATCCCTCGCGGCAAGAACGGCACAGGCGTACTTCGAACTGGCCGAAGCCAGGCTTCAGGCAGAAGTTGCCGAAGAATCGATCCGCGACCGGCGCACCATCGTCGAACTCGTACGCGGACGTTTTGCCCGCGGACTGGCTCGCGGCCTCGATCTGCGCCTGGCGCTCACCGACTTGGCGAACGCTGAATCTCAGTTGGCAACGGCGCGCAACCGCGTCCAAACCGTGGTTCGCCTCTTGGAGGTCCTGCTGGGACGCTACCCGGCGGCCGATCTCGCAACGGAGGCATTACTGCCGGCCCCTCCCGCTCCGGTACCGGCGGGCGTGCCTTCCGAACTCCTCGAAAGGCGTCCCGACCTGGTCGCGGCTTTCGACCGCTTGCATGCGGCCGATTTCCGGCTGGAAAGCGCACGAAAGGCACTCTTGCCTCGAGTCGCCCTCACCGCTACCGGGGGAACCCGGAGTCCGGCCTTGACCGAACTGGTAGATCCCCGCGCCGCGGTCTGGAATGTCGCAATAGGGCTCCTGCAGCCGCTTTTCACCGGCGGTCGGATCACGGGAGAGATTCGACTGAACCGGGCACTGGCGGAGGAAGCGCTCAATCTTTACAGGCGCACGGCGCTCAATGCTTTCCGCGAGGTCGAGCAATCCCTGGCCGCCGAGGAATGGCTTAGGGAACAGGAACGGGCACTCAGGGAAGCCGTTGAACAAACCGAAGCGAGCCGAAAACTCGCGATCTATTCGTACCGCCACGGCTTTATCGAAATCCTGACCCTGCTGGACAGCTATCGCGGCACCCTGAACGCGCAAAGCGCCCATCTTGCCGTAAAACGGCAGTTGCTCAACAACCGGATCGGTTTGTATCTGGCGCTGGGTGGGGGAGTATGA
- a CDS encoding SGNH/GDSL hydrolase family protein gives MRFIKQKEITPHLSTTVAEGRIGIKEYLLILFQLGIMTVLLRQFEIESAAFLQLALLAFGGFAVHALLPLSYRLPFFLLLSLAGFILTLDLINGLSLVVVGLILIGLCHLPVSFKKRVFLLLGAGVILAALRARWVDGPISDAVWPILGSIFMFRLILYFYELRHDTTPTTLTQRLSYFFLLPNACFPLFPVIDYKTFRRNYYDDDAYRIYQTGIDWMTRGVIHLILYRVVYYHLTLAPEEVTNPAQLTQFLVANFLLYLRISGLFHLIAGMLYLFGFRLPETHNRYLLASSFTDFWRRINIYWKDFMQKIFYYPAVFKLRTLGTTKAMVIATLYVFMLTWFLHAYQWFWLRGTMLLVLQDILFWAILGGLVVANALYEIRYGREGRNLGKGKQTARDLCVVTLRSYATFWFICVLWSFWTTESLSSWFSLWSALKGDLSLSVLIFPGIILVVMFLGNIERNTIRNARSSQEPSHDWKQERLATVGSMILLASISMQSIHTQMGAEVGTLVHSLRSAHLSRLDTAHLERGYYENLLSVDRFNSQLWEVYTKKPPNWLSSNAGLKRFSDGFAQYDLVPSVMLNTTYGTVSINRWGMRDRDYELQPPSDTYRIALLGASSVMGWGVGDGETFEALVEDRLNHENESRRRYEILNFGIQGYQPLQQLVALDRALEFAPNAVFYVATGREISRAASYLVEVVQKDISIPFKPLLEIVARGGLARGMDETTALKKIRPHGVEILSWTYRHIVERSHNSGAIPVLIFLPQVREGTWQEETSETLNIAEAAGFVIIDLSDVYKGRDVSAIRLAEWDEHPNTSGHELIASRLYDELNKQRKLIFSDINVSGR, from the coding sequence GTGAGATTCATCAAACAAAAGGAAATCACACCCCATTTGAGTACGACAGTGGCAGAAGGACGTATAGGTATCAAAGAATACCTGCTCATTCTTTTTCAACTCGGAATCATGACGGTCTTGTTACGACAATTCGAAATTGAAAGCGCGGCCTTTCTACAACTCGCATTGCTCGCCTTTGGTGGATTTGCCGTACATGCGTTACTTCCACTCAGTTATAGATTGCCCTTCTTTTTACTACTCTCGTTGGCAGGATTCATCCTTACTCTTGATCTGATTAATGGATTATCCTTGGTTGTTGTCGGTTTGATTCTCATCGGCCTTTGCCATCTACCGGTTTCATTCAAGAAACGCGTTTTTTTGCTCTTGGGTGCTGGCGTTATCCTGGCGGCCCTCCGTGCCAGATGGGTGGATGGTCCGATTTCAGATGCCGTCTGGCCGATACTAGGCTCGATATTCATGTTTCGGCTGATCCTATACTTCTACGAGTTACGGCACGACACTACTCCGACAACACTCACACAGAGGCTTTCTTATTTTTTTCTACTGCCGAATGCATGCTTTCCGCTCTTTCCGGTTATCGACTACAAAACTTTTCGCCGAAACTACTACGATGACGATGCCTATCGAATCTACCAGACCGGCATCGACTGGATGACGCGGGGCGTAATTCACCTTATTTTATACCGTGTAGTCTATTATCATCTCACACTTGCACCGGAGGAGGTTACCAATCCGGCACAGCTGACCCAATTTCTGGTGGCAAACTTTCTTCTGTACCTGCGCATATCCGGCCTTTTCCATTTGATTGCCGGCATGCTTTACCTATTCGGTTTTCGCTTGCCGGAGACACATAATCGTTATCTCCTGGCTTCCAGTTTTACCGATTTCTGGCGGCGTATAAATATCTATTGGAAAGATTTCATGCAAAAGATATTTTATTACCCTGCTGTATTTAAGCTTCGTACGCTCGGTACGACCAAAGCGATGGTAATAGCGACGCTGTATGTATTCATGCTCACCTGGTTTTTGCATGCCTATCAGTGGTTTTGGCTGCGCGGTACGATGTTGTTGGTTTTGCAGGATATATTATTTTGGGCGATTCTAGGAGGATTGGTTGTCGCCAACGCGCTTTATGAGATCAGATATGGACGTGAAGGCCGTAATCTGGGCAAAGGAAAGCAGACTGCTAGGGATCTCTGTGTTGTTACGCTGAGGTCCTATGCCACTTTCTGGTTCATTTGCGTGCTTTGGTCCTTCTGGACTACTGAGTCTTTGTCTAGCTGGTTTTCACTTTGGTCGGCTTTAAAGGGAGATCTGTCGCTTAGTGTCCTTATATTTCCTGGGATTATTTTAGTTGTCATGTTCTTGGGTAACATCGAGCGAAACACGATTCGGAATGCGCGATCTTCCCAAGAGCCTAGCCACGACTGGAAACAGGAAAGATTGGCGACGGTTGGATCGATGATCCTTTTGGCGAGCATAAGCATGCAAAGTATTCACACTCAAATGGGAGCGGAGGTCGGCACGCTTGTGCACTCGTTGCGATCAGCACATTTAAGTCGCCTGGATACGGCTCACTTGGAGCGCGGTTATTACGAGAATCTTCTATCTGTCGACCGCTTTAATTCACAGCTATGGGAGGTCTATACCAAGAAGCCTCCCAATTGGTTAAGCAGTAATGCCGGCCTAAAGCGCTTCAGTGATGGTTTCGCACAATATGATTTAGTTCCCTCGGTCATGTTGAATACAACTTATGGAACGGTGAGCATCAATCGCTGGGGGATGCGCGATCGGGATTATGAGTTACAGCCGCCATCGGATACTTATCGCATCGCATTGCTGGGCGCATCTTCCGTTATGGGGTGGGGTGTTGGAGATGGCGAAACGTTCGAGGCATTGGTAGAAGATCGTTTGAACCATGAAAATGAATCTCGGCGGCGGTATGAGATTCTCAATTTCGGGATTCAGGGATACCAACCCTTACAACAACTTGTCGCCCTGGACAGAGCGCTGGAGTTTGCGCCGAACGCAGTCTTTTATGTTGCAACGGGGCGGGAAATCTCACGTGCTGCTTCCTATCTTGTTGAAGTCGTACAGAAAGATATCAGCATTCCTTTCAAGCCTTTACTGGAGATCGTTGCGCGTGGCGGGCTGGCGCGCGGGATGGATGAAACAACCGCGCTCAAGAAGATCAGGCCGCATGGCGTGGAGATTTTGTCCTGGACCTACCGCCATATCGTGGAACGGTCTCACAACAGTGGTGCCATACCTGTGCTTATCTTTCTGCCGCAAGTCAGAGAGGGAACATGGCAGGAAGAAACATCAGAGACATTGAATATAGCGGAAGCGGCGGGCTTCGTTATTATCGACCTGTCTGACGTATACAAAGGCAGGGATGTTTCCGCCATACGCCTCGCGGAGTGGGATGAACATCCGAATACGTCTGGCCATGAGTTAATTGCCTCACGTCTTTATGATGAATTAAACAAGCAGCGAAAGCTGATTTTTTCCGATATCAACGTATCGGGAAGATGA
- a CDS encoding efflux RND transporter periplasmic adaptor subunit: protein MAINSVSLRILVPPLLLSASAITAWTLIDRKSEVTPKVAEREPPVVDVVPAKPELVRLNVHSQGVVAPRSEINLVAEIAGKVIRVHPAFAAGGFFKRGDVLVSIEPRDYDFAVTKAQALVAEARKELLREQEEAAQAAEEWQALGGGEPSEFVLHKPHLEERRAKLAAAEAELAEARLRRARCALYAPFAGRVRSKQVDVGQYVTAGETLGRLYATDVAEVRLPIAADQAEFLDLPLSYADGRNARIGPAVSLSARFGGKLHHWEGKIVRTEGVVDEKTGMLYAVAEIREPYGYREDRPPLAVGLFVHAEIEGLPRNDLVRLPQAALHSGYQVYLVDSEGRLRLRNVEIVHSGHDELIVSGGLAAGDSVMVSGVDLPVEGMRVTVAAPDVKLQAESSSGNGS from the coding sequence ATGGCGATCAACTCCGTTAGCCTAAGAATCCTGGTGCCGCCCCTTCTGCTAAGTGCAAGCGCAATTACCGCCTGGACGCTGATCGACCGCAAGTCGGAAGTCACGCCCAAGGTGGCGGAGCGGGAACCGCCCGTGGTCGACGTAGTCCCGGCAAAGCCGGAGCTCGTCAGGCTGAACGTTCATTCACAGGGAGTAGTCGCACCCCGCTCCGAGATCAACCTGGTTGCGGAGATCGCCGGCAAGGTGATCCGAGTCCACCCCGCTTTCGCTGCGGGCGGTTTTTTCAAGCGGGGCGACGTTTTGGTCTCCATCGAGCCGCGCGATTACGACTTTGCGGTAACCAAGGCACAAGCCCTCGTAGCCGAGGCCCGCAAAGAACTGTTGCGGGAACAGGAGGAAGCCGCACAAGCTGCCGAAGAATGGCAGGCGCTGGGCGGCGGCGAGCCGAGCGAATTCGTGTTGCACAAACCTCACCTGGAAGAACGGCGGGCCAAGCTTGCCGCCGCCGAAGCCGAGCTTGCCGAAGCGCGGCTCAGACGTGCGCGTTGCGCGCTTTACGCCCCTTTCGCCGGACGCGTTCGCAGCAAGCAAGTGGATGTCGGCCAATACGTCACCGCAGGTGAAACGCTCGGCCGACTGTACGCCACCGACGTGGCCGAAGTGCGTCTTCCGATCGCGGCCGATCAGGCGGAATTTCTCGATCTCCCCTTGAGTTACGCCGATGGACGGAACGCACGGATCGGCCCCGCCGTCAGCCTGAGCGCGCGCTTCGGCGGCAAACTTCACCATTGGGAGGGAAAAATCGTCCGCACCGAGGGTGTCGTGGACGAAAAGACCGGTATGCTCTACGCCGTGGCTGAAATTCGCGAACCCTACGGTTATCGAGAAGATCGGCCGCCGCTGGCGGTTGGCTTGTTCGTGCACGCCGAAATCGAGGGCCTTCCGCGCAACGATCTGGTGCGGCTGCCTCAAGCCGCGCTACATTCGGGTTACCAAGTCTATCTCGTCGATTCCGAGGGACGCCTCAGACTCCGTAATGTTGAAATTGTACACAGCGGCCATGACGAGTTGATCGTATCGGGAGGGCTCGCAGCCGGCGACTCGGTGATGGTTTCCGGAGTCGACCTGCCGGTCGAAGGCATGCGGGTCACCGTAGCGGCACCAGACGTCAAGCTGCAAGCCGAATCATCATCGGGGAACGGCTCATGA
- a CDS encoding IS5 family transposase, whose protein sequence is MPKSPKSAIKPDLFAADLRKQKIDRMGDPLVAFETHIDFAALAADVDQAAPRPVSPQGGRPPFPTETMVRILFLKRVNNLSDEQMEYQLLDRMSYQRFCGLMDSASIPDRTTMWTFENRIGEVGAQALFDGIERQLLKHGYIARGGHIIDATLVPAPKQHFSKDDKEMLKEGAMPADWSPAKRRQKDLDATWTKKHGKSHHGYKLSINVDKRYKVIRKIETGTAATHDSQHFEAVLNTSNTSRDVYADKGYPSAEREAQLQEAGYRNHIQRKGQRNHPLSERQKQRNQRIARVRARVEHPFAAIAQMGGKFIRTIGQARANFAMTMMAASYNLKRLVYLKQAGVVAF, encoded by the coding sequence ATGCCAAAGTCTCCGAAGAGCGCGATCAAACCCGATCTGTTTGCGGCCGATTTGCGCAAGCAGAAGATCGACCGGATGGGCGATCCGCTGGTGGCCTTCGAGACCCACATCGACTTTGCGGCGCTTGCCGCGGACGTGGATCAGGCGGCGCCCCGACCGGTCAGCCCGCAAGGCGGTCGTCCGCCGTTTCCCACCGAAACGATGGTGCGCATCCTGTTTCTCAAGCGGGTCAACAATCTCTCGGACGAGCAGATGGAATACCAGTTGCTTGATCGGATGAGTTACCAGCGCTTCTGCGGGCTGATGGACTCGGCCAGCATCCCGGACCGCACCACGATGTGGACCTTCGAGAACCGCATCGGCGAGGTCGGCGCCCAGGCGCTGTTCGACGGCATCGAGCGGCAGTTGCTCAAGCATGGCTACATCGCCCGCGGGGGGCATATCATCGACGCCACCCTGGTGCCTGCGCCAAAGCAGCACTTCAGCAAGGACGATAAGGAGATGCTGAAGGAAGGCGCGATGCCGGCGGACTGGAGCCCGGCCAAGCGGCGGCAAAAAGACCTGGACGCCACCTGGACCAAGAAGCACGGCAAGAGCCACCACGGCTACAAGCTCTCCATCAACGTGGACAAGCGCTACAAGGTTATCCGCAAGATCGAGACCGGCACCGCCGCTACTCATGACAGCCAGCACTTTGAGGCGGTGTTGAACACTAGCAACACCAGCCGGGACGTCTATGCCGACAAGGGCTATCCGAGTGCGGAACGGGAAGCCCAGCTCCAGGAAGCGGGTTATCGCAACCACATCCAGCGCAAGGGCCAGCGCAACCATCCGCTGTCCGAACGGCAGAAACAACGTAATCAACGCATCGCCCGGGTCCGAGCACGGGTCGAGCATCCCTTCGCCGCCATCGCACAAATGGGCGGCAAGTTTATTCGCACCATCGGCCAGGCGAGGGCGAACTTTGCCATGACGATGATGGCGGCCAGCTATAACCTGAAGCGGCTGGTTTACCTGAAACAGGCGGGTGTCGTGGCCTTTTGA
- a CDS encoding methyltransferase: MQQTNMKNQSMSIEKRESELAEYLERQPYAVELDGITLKIGKNVFPSDFGLTSSFFGQFILRQESADRALDMGCGSGYFAFLLKKLGCNKVVGVDFNKDAVNSARENVSLNPLLGPIDFIHSDLFTDVPSSKFDLIVFNFNYYPSNGTFGLNEDGGQEILKRFFAQVQDYIHSETIIFIPYSQFVGEEHDPKTVCPRFGFSAETMVTTENAAGEHYVYKITKTV, encoded by the coding sequence ATGCAGCAGACCAATATGAAAAATCAAAGCATGTCGATCGAAAAAAGGGAATCAGAGCTGGCAGAATATCTTGAAAGACAGCCCTATGCGGTTGAGCTTGACGGTATCACCTTGAAAATAGGAAAAAATGTATTTCCATCGGATTTTGGACTTACCAGTTCATTTTTTGGCCAGTTCATACTGCGGCAAGAATCGGCCGACCGTGCCCTGGATATGGGTTGCGGCAGCGGGTATTTCGCTTTTTTGCTGAAAAAGTTGGGATGCAACAAGGTAGTCGGCGTGGATTTCAACAAGGATGCGGTGAACTCCGCGCGAGAAAACGTCTCCCTTAATCCCTTGCTTGGGCCGATAGATTTCATACACAGTGATCTCTTCACTGATGTCCCCAGCTCAAAGTTCGATCTGATCGTATTTAACTTTAATTACTACCCTTCCAACGGTACGTTCGGGCTCAATGAAGACGGAGGACAAGAGATTTTGAAAAGGTTTTTTGCTCAAGTCCAAGACTATATACACAGCGAAACGATAATTTTCATTCCATACTCACAGTTTGTTGGAGAAGAGCATGATCCGAAAACGGTTTGCCCGAGATTCGGTTTTTCGGCCGAAACCATGGTGACCACCGAGAATGCTGCCGGCGAACATTATGTCTACAAAATAACAAAGACGGTCTAG